Genomic DNA from Alphaproteobacteria bacterium PA2:
AAATGCGACCCGTAGTCGCAAAGTCGCTTGGCGGGGTGAACGCCTTCAAGGCCATGGACGCCTACGCCGCCCGCAATCCTGCCCTAGCCGGTCAGTTCGGCGCCACCGACCTAACCGGCTATGTGACGCAGAAGGCCAGCGACGGCGTGTTTCTTTACATGGCCGAACAGGAAAAGCAGATCCGCGCCAATCCGGTGGCGACGGGCAGCGCCTTGCTCAGCAAGGTCTTCGGGACCCGCTAGACTCCGTTCAGGTATCGCTTCCCGACCTGTCCAGTACGCGGACGGCCGCAGCTGCTCGGACTTCCAGTGGCATCAGGCGGGCATTGACGCCCATCCGGTCATAGTCCGGATCCTTGTCCGCCCAGTGTGTGACGCAGCCGCAGGTCTGGCAGCGGTGGAAGGTGATCATGTGATCACCCCACTCATAGGTGTCGGTTGGACCCTTGGGGTCGAGGAAGGTCACGGCTGTGGGGGCGTAATAGGCCCAGATCACCCCATAGCGTCGGCAGATCGAGCAGTTGCAGTCCGTCACGGTCTCGGGCGCCGCCTCAAGGGCGATGCGGACCGAACCGCAGTGACAGGACGCCTCTACTGTCATCCTAGACCAGCCCCTTGCCTTCTTCGCCGATGACGCTGCCGATGTCCTGCCCATCGTCGGCCAGGATCATCTCGTTGTGCGCCTTTCCGGACGGGATCATGGGCAGGCAGTTCTCCTCCTTGGTCACCCGGCAGTCGAACAGGACAGGCTTGTCGCTGTTGATCATTTCCAGAATCTTGGCGTCCAGCTCGTCGGGGGTTTCCGCCCGGATGCCCACGGCGCCGAAGGCTTCGGCCATCTTCACGAAGTCAGGCAGGCTGGCGGAATAGGAGTGGGAATAGCGCTCGCCGTGCAGCAATTGCTGCCACTGGCGGACCATGCCCATCCATTCGTTGTTGAGGATGAAGATCTTGATGGGCAGGCCGTGCTGAACGGCGCAGCTCATCTCCTGCATGGTCATCTGGACGCTGGCGTCGCCGGCGACGTCGATGACCAGGCTGTTCGGATGGGCCAGCTGGACGCCGATGGCGGCGGGCAGGCCGTAGCCCATGGTTCCAAGGCCACCGGAGGTCATCCAGCGATTGGGCTCTTCAAAGTGCAGGAACTGGGCGGCCCACATCTGATGCTGGCCAACCTCGGTGGTGATGTAGGTGTCGCGGTCCCGGGTCAGGGCCTGCAGGCGCTCCAGGGCGTACTGCGGCTTGATGTGCTTGGCGTCCGGGCTGTAGCGGAAGGACTTCCGCGCCCGCCACTTTTCGATCTGCGCCCACCAGTCGGTCATGGCCGCCTTGTCCGACTTGTACTTCTTCGCCTTCCAGACGGCGATTAGGTCTTCCATGACGCTGCCGGCGTCGCCGACAATGCCGATGTCAGCCCGGACATTCTTCGAAATGGACGAGGGGTCTATGTCGATGTGGATCTTCTTGCTGCCCGGCGAGAAGGCGTCCAGGCGGCCCGTGACCCGGTCATCAAACCGTGCGCCGACGCAAATCATCACATCGCAGTCGTGCATGGCGTTGTTGGCTTCGAAACTGCCATGCATGCCCAGCATACCCAGCCACTGGGGATCGCTGGACGGGAAGGCGCCCAGACCCATCAGGGTCGAGGTCACCGGCGCGCCAGTCAGGCTGGCCAGTTCCCTCAGCAGGGCGCTGGCGCCCGGGCCAGCATTGATCACGCCGCCGCCCGTGTAGAAGATCGGCCGCTTGGCGCTGGCGATCACGGCCGCCGCCTGGGCGACCTTGGCGGCATCGCCCTTGGTGCGGGGGGCGTAGTTGTGGGCGTGCTTGACCGCCTGCGGGCCCTGATAGACCCCCTTGGCGAACTGGACGTCCTTGGGAATGTCGATGACCACCGGGCCCGGCCGACCGCTGGTGGCGATGTGGAAGGCCTCGTGAAGGATGGCGGGCAGATCGGCGACGTTCTTGACCAGATAGTTGTGCTTGGTCACCGAGCGGGTCATGCCGATGGTGTCGCATTCCTGGAAGGCGTCAGTGCCTATCAGGTGGGTGGCGACCTGGCCGGTAATGACCACCATGGGAATGGAGTCCATCAGGGCGTCGACAATGCCGGTAATGGCGTTGGTCGCTCCGGGACCCGAGGTGACCAGAACCACGCCAGGCTTGCCGGTGGACCGGGCATAGCCTTCTGCGGCGTGGGTCGCGCCCTGCTCGTGGCGCACCAGAATGTGTCGCAACTTGTCTTCGCGATCGAAGAGGGCGTCATAGATCGGCAGGACTGCGCCGCCCGGATAGCCGAACAGGACTTCTACGCCCTGGTCGATCATGGCCTGGACCACCATTTCGGCGCCCGACATGATGTTCTGATCGGCGGTGGCCGCTTCGGCGGCTTGAAGGGTCTGATGGACGGTCATGGTCTTGGCCTGGGGAAGAGGGCATTAAAAAAGGCCCGCTGGGGGCCCGGTTGCAAGCGACCTTTCACGGACTGGCATCAGTCCGCGGCGGGTCGCCTTACGAGTACGAGGGTCTGACGCAAAGGTCTTCTCCGAAAACTAAGGCCCTTGAAATGCCATGCCCCGCAGGGGCCGTCAACCCGCTGGCGGGGGGTTGAATTCACCCAATCCAAAAATTGAGGGCCTCAAGCTGGGCTGCCGGGTCAAGGTCGGTGATCCGTGGCCAGTCCGCCATCTGACCCCGGGCCCAGGTGGTCTGCCGTTTGGCGTATCTGCGGGTTTCCATCTGGGCGGCCGCGATGGCGGCCTCCAGGGTGAGGTCCCCCCGTAGATGGGCGGCCAGTTCCTGATAGCCGACGGCCTTCAGGGCAGGCAGGGCCGGCGGCAGGCCTCGGGCGGCGAGGGCTGCAACTTCCTGCAGGGCCCCTGCCAGAACCATGTTTTCGAAGCGGGCGTCGCACCTCGCATAGAGGGGCGCCCGGGGCGGTTCAAGGACCACCCCCCGCCAGGAACCGGCAGGCAGGGCGCCAGTATTGTCTGCCTGCCAGTCCGTGAGGCTGCGTCCGGTCCCGGCCCATACCTCCCAGGCCCTGGACAGGCGCTGGCGATCCCGGGCCATGATGCGCGCCTCTGCGTCGGCATCCACCGCAGCCAGCCGGGCGCGGAAGGCCTCCTCACCCATGGCGTCATACTCAACATGCACCTGATCCCGGATTCCGGGGGGGAGGGAAGGCATTTCGGCCAGACCCTGGGTCAGGGCGCGGAAATAGAGGCCGGTGCCGCCGACCACCACAAAGGGCCTGTCCTGCTCGAGTATGGCGTTGGCGGCCGCCTGCCAGCGTCCGACCGACCAGCCGTCGGCCGCGTCCGCCACGCCCACCAGATGGTGCGGAACAAGGGCGAGTTCCTGGCGGGAGGGGGCTGCGCTGAGGATGGGCAGGTCGGCATAGAGCTGCAAGGCGTCAGCGCCGATGATGTCAGCGCCCAACTTCTGGGCCAAAGCCAGGGCCAGGGCCGACTTGCCGCTTGCCGTCGGACCGGCGATCAGCCAGATGCGGGGCGTCATGCAGATCGCTCTCACCCTTGTCGGTCCGAACGCCGACCTCGTCACCGCCGCCATCGGCGATATCACCCCACGGCTCGCAGCGCTGGGGGCCCGCGTCAAGGAGCCAAGAACCCTTGGACCCGGCGCGGTGGATCTTTTGCTGGAGGGCGGCGAGGTCGCAGTGCTCCGGGACGAGGTGAACAGGACCCTCGGCGAGCGCCCTA
This window encodes:
- a CDS encoding acetolactate synthase 3 large subunit; the encoded protein is MTVHQTLQAAEAATADQNIMSGAEMVVQAMIDQGVEVLFGYPGGAVLPIYDALFDREDKLRHILVRHEQGATHAAEGYARSTGKPGVVLVTSGPGATNAITGIVDALMDSIPMVVITGQVATHLIGTDAFQECDTIGMTRSVTKHNYLVKNVADLPAILHEAFHIATSGRPGPVVIDIPKDVQFAKGVYQGPQAVKHAHNYAPRTKGDAAKVAQAAAVIASAKRPIFYTGGGVINAGPGASALLRELASLTGAPVTSTLMGLGAFPSSDPQWLGMLGMHGSFEANNAMHDCDVMICVGARFDDRVTGRLDAFSPGSKKIHIDIDPSSISKNVRADIGIVGDAGSVMEDLIAVWKAKKYKSDKAAMTDWWAQIEKWRARKSFRYSPDAKHIKPQYALERLQALTRDRDTYITTEVGQHQMWAAQFLHFEEPNRWMTSGGLGTMGYGLPAAIGVQLAHPNSLVIDVAGDASVQMTMQEMSCAVQHGLPIKIFILNNEWMGMVRQWQQLLHGERYSHSYSASLPDFVKMAEAFGAVGIRAETPDELDAKILEMINSDKPVLFDCRVTKEENCLPMIPSGKAHNEMILADDGQDIGSVIGEEGKGLV
- a CDS encoding tRNA (adenosine(37)-N6)-dimethylallyltransferase MiaA encodes the protein MTPRIWLIAGPTASGKSALALALAQKLGADIIGADALQLYADLPILSAAPSRQELALVPHHLVGVADAADGWSVGRWQAAANAILEQDRPFVVVGGTGLYFRALTQGLAEMPSLPPGIRDQVHVEYDAMGEEAFRARLAAVDADAEARIMARDRQRLSRAWEVWAGTGRSLTDWQADNTGALPAGSWRGVVLEPPRAPLYARCDARFENMVLAGALQEVAALAARGLPPALPALKAVGYQELAAHLRGDLTLEAAIAAAQMETRRYAKRQTTWARGQMADWPRITDLDPAAQLEALNFWIG